The following proteins are encoded in a genomic region of Candidatus Methylospira mobilis:
- the truA gene encoding tRNA pseudouridine(38-40) synthase TruA, translating into MGIEYDGHAFAGWQTQHQQRTVQSCLEHAVSRVAAHLVPVVCAGRTDAGVHALEQVVHFDPPLFREQRSWLMGVNANLPDDVRALWVRPVDASFHARTSAIARFYRYAILDRPVRSALLRHQLTWSYRPMDVPAMQAGADHLIGDHDFTSFRAQGCQSRSPRRMLHFIRVTRVGSQIEIDISANAFLHHMVRNIAGVLMAIGSGQREPDWAREVLIARDRNQGGVTAPPDGLYLAGVYYPAVFGIPRHPVFELLPPGVDRYRPGEN; encoded by the coding sequence ATGGGGATTGAATACGACGGTCATGCCTTCGCCGGCTGGCAGACGCAGCATCAACAGCGCACGGTACAGAGCTGTCTGGAACATGCGGTCAGCCGCGTGGCGGCGCACCTGGTTCCGGTGGTATGCGCCGGACGTACCGATGCGGGCGTGCATGCGCTGGAGCAGGTAGTGCATTTCGATCCCCCCCTGTTCCGCGAACAGCGTTCCTGGCTGATGGGCGTCAACGCCAACCTGCCCGACGATGTACGCGCGCTGTGGGTGCGCCCGGTCGATGCGTCGTTTCATGCCCGCACCAGCGCCATAGCGCGTTTTTACCGCTATGCAATACTCGACCGGCCGGTAAGGTCGGCTTTGTTGCGGCATCAGCTTACCTGGAGTTATCGCCCCATGGATGTGCCGGCCATGCAGGCCGGGGCCGATCATTTGATCGGCGATCACGATTTTACCTCGTTTCGCGCGCAGGGCTGCCAGTCCAGAAGTCCACGGCGCATGCTGCATTTCATTCGGGTTACACGTGTCGGCAGTCAAATCGAAATCGATATTTCCGCCAACGCCTTTCTGCATCACATGGTCAGAAATATAGCCGGCGTATTGATGGCGATAGGCTCAGGTCAGCGCGAGCCGGATTGGGCAAGAGAGGTATTGATAGCCCGCGACCGTAATCAGGGCGGCGTTACCGCGCCTCCTGACGGTTTGTATCTGGCCGGCGTTTATTACCCAGCAGTCTTCGGTATCCCCAGGCATCCGGTGTTCGAGCTGTTGCCGCCCGGCGTCGATCGCTATCGTCCTGGGGAAAACTGA
- the recQ gene encoding DNA helicase RecQ, whose translation MISDKAKQILRDVFGYDAFRGAQQAIVAHVAGGGDALVLMPTGGGKSLCYQIPALLRPGVGIVVSPLIALMHDQVDALKQLGVQAAFLNSSLEADAAREVWRQALRGELKLLYVAPERLMTEGFQGLLERLQQDGGIALFAIDEAHCVSQWGHDFRPEYRALTILHERFPNVPRIALTATADAPTRREIVERLALEQAQQFVSSFDRPNIRYRVALKNNARQQLLSFLDSEHPDDAGIVYCLSRKKVEETALWLKGQGRDALPYHAGLGATERSANQRRFLREEGVVMVATVAFGMGIDKPNVRFVAHLDLPKSMEGYYQETGRAGRDGLPANAWMAYGLGDVVSMRQMLLSGDAPEERKRVEMQKLDALLGFCESTACRHQTILRYFGEEHPGDCGQCDNCLEPVDTWDATQAAQMALSCVYRTGQRFGVGHLIDVLLGKETAKIEQFRHGQLSTYGIGKQLTQPQWSSVYRQLVAAGLLDVDMEGYGGLRLSEAARPVLRSEQTVRLRRDAAPVKPKAGKDERGTQARTALVGPGEDLLWTALKAKRLELAREQGVPPYVIFHDSTLLEILNRKPKMLSEMGLLNGVGQAKLAKYGDIFLQVIAEAENDQQ comes from the coding sequence ATGATTTCAGATAAGGCAAAACAAATCCTCCGCGACGTATTCGGCTATGACGCCTTCCGCGGCGCGCAGCAGGCTATCGTTGCGCATGTGGCCGGCGGCGGCGATGCGCTGGTGCTGATGCCGACCGGCGGCGGCAAGTCGCTATGCTATCAGATTCCGGCGCTGCTGCGTCCGGGCGTCGGCATCGTGGTGTCGCCGTTGATCGCATTGATGCACGATCAGGTGGATGCGCTCAAGCAGCTGGGCGTGCAGGCTGCTTTTCTGAATTCCAGTCTGGAGGCCGATGCCGCGCGCGAGGTGTGGCGACAAGCGTTGCGCGGCGAATTGAAACTGTTGTATGTCGCGCCGGAACGTTTGATGACCGAAGGTTTTCAGGGGCTGCTCGAACGCTTGCAGCAAGACGGCGGCATCGCGCTGTTCGCCATCGACGAAGCCCACTGCGTCTCGCAGTGGGGCCATGATTTCCGTCCCGAATACCGGGCGTTAACGATATTGCACGAGCGCTTTCCCAACGTGCCGCGTATCGCGTTGACCGCCACGGCGGATGCGCCGACGCGGCGCGAGATCGTCGAGCGGCTGGCGCTGGAGCAGGCGCAACAATTTGTATCCAGTTTCGACCGGCCCAATATTCGTTACCGCGTCGCGTTGAAGAACAATGCGCGGCAGCAGCTATTGTCCTTTCTGGATAGCGAGCATCCTGACGACGCCGGTATCGTATATTGTCTGTCGCGCAAAAAGGTCGAGGAAACCGCGCTCTGGCTCAAAGGGCAGGGCAGGGACGCCCTGCCGTATCACGCCGGGCTTGGTGCTACGGAGCGCAGCGCCAATCAGCGCCGCTTCCTGCGCGAAGAAGGCGTCGTTATGGTCGCCACGGTCGCATTCGGCATGGGTATCGACAAGCCCAACGTGCGCTTCGTCGCCCATCTCGATCTGCCGAAAAGCATGGAAGGCTATTATCAGGAAACCGGACGCGCCGGGCGCGACGGCCTGCCCGCCAATGCCTGGATGGCTTACGGTCTGGGCGACGTGGTGTCGATGCGGCAGATGCTGCTGTCCGGCGATGCGCCCGAGGAGCGCAAGCGCGTGGAAATGCAAAAACTCGATGCGCTGCTTGGCTTCTGCGAGTCCACCGCCTGCCGCCATCAGACCATTTTGCGTTATTTCGGCGAAGAACATCCCGGCGATTGCGGTCAGTGCGACAACTGCCTGGAACCGGTTGATACCTGGGATGCGACGCAAGCCGCGCAAATGGCGCTGTCCTGCGTCTATCGCACCGGCCAGCGTTTCGGCGTCGGCCATTTGATCGACGTGCTGCTCGGCAAGGAAACGGCGAAAATAGAGCAATTCCGGCACGGGCAGCTCAGCACCTACGGCATTGGCAAACAGCTCACCCAGCCGCAGTGGAGCAGCGTCTACCGCCAGCTCGTCGCCGCCGGTTTGCTTGACGTGGATATGGAAGGCTACGGAGGCCTGCGCCTGAGCGAAGCGGCGCGCCCGGTATTACGAAGCGAACAGACTGTCCGGCTGCGGCGCGATGCCGCGCCGGTCAAACCTAAAGCCGGTAAGGACGAACGCGGCACGCAAGCGCGTACCGCCTTGGTCGGACCCGGCGAAGATCTGTTATGGACGGCGCTCAAGGCCAAGCGACTCGAACTGGCCCGCGAACAAGGCGTACCGCCTTATGTCATCTTCCACGACAGCACCTTGCTGGAAATTCTCAACCGCAAGCCGAAAATGCTGAGCGAGATGGGGCTGCTCAATGGCGTTGGGCAGGCCAAACTGGCGAAGTACGGGGATATCTTTTTGCAGGTGATCGCGGAAGCGGAGAACGATCAGCAGTGA
- the alr gene encoding alanine racemase, whose protein sequence is MVMAAHAVVDRTALQHNLKVVRAITPHSKIMAVVKANAYGHGLVRVAKAMAQADAFAVARADEGVTLRKAGVSQRIAVLQGFVSGEELRLLMHYQLEPVVHSLHQVECLEQIRLSEPVTIWLKLDSGMHRLGFDRETFSPVLARLRHCSAVRKPFALMTHLANADVLDDPVTEQQTGFFRIAMDGVQAERSIANSAGVLGWKNTQAEWVRPGLALYGISPFGASDSITSMDLRPAMALRTRLIAVKLLETGAAVGYGGDWVCRRPTRLGVAAIGYGDGYPRHAPSGTPVLINGHRAPLAGRVSMDMISVDVTDCPRAEVGDPVTLWGDGLPVEEVARFAQTIPYELLCGVTQRVRFVEI, encoded by the coding sequence ATGGTGATGGCAGCGCATGCCGTTGTCGACCGGACGGCATTACAACATAACCTGAAAGTGGTGCGCGCCATCACGCCGCATTCCAAAATCATGGCGGTGGTGAAGGCCAACGCCTACGGTCATGGCCTGGTGAGAGTAGCAAAGGCCATGGCGCAGGCCGATGCTTTCGCGGTAGCGCGCGCCGATGAGGGTGTGACTCTGCGCAAGGCCGGTGTGTCGCAACGCATAGCCGTGTTGCAGGGATTTGTCAGCGGCGAAGAGCTTCGTTTGTTGATGCACTACCAGCTGGAACCGGTAGTGCATTCATTGCATCAGGTCGAGTGTTTGGAGCAAATCCGGCTTAGCGAGCCGGTTACCATCTGGCTCAAGCTCGATTCCGGCATGCATCGCCTCGGGTTCGACCGGGAAACTTTTTCACCGGTTCTGGCGCGTTTGCGGCATTGTTCCGCAGTGCGTAAACCTTTTGCGCTGATGACGCATCTGGCCAATGCCGATGTGCTGGATGATCCGGTAACCGAACAGCAAACCGGATTTTTCCGCATAGCGATGGATGGCGTACAGGCCGAACGCAGCATTGCGAACTCTGCCGGCGTTCTGGGCTGGAAAAACACGCAGGCCGAATGGGTCAGGCCTGGGTTGGCGCTCTATGGCATTTCACCTTTTGGCGCGTCCGATAGCATAACAAGTATGGATCTACGCCCTGCAATGGCGTTGCGCACGCGTTTAATAGCGGTTAAATTGCTGGAAACCGGCGCCGCAGTGGGTTACGGCGGCGATTGGGTGTGCCGGCGTCCGACACGTCTTGGCGTTGCGGCTATCGGTTATGGCGACGGTTATCCGCGCCATGCGCCGTCGGGAACGCCGGTTCTGATCAATGGCCATCGCGCGCCGCTGGCCGGGCGCGTGTCGATGGATATGATCAGTGTCGATGTGACCGACTGCCCGCGCGCGGAAGTAGGCGATCCTGTCACGCTGTGGGGCGACGGCTTGCCGGTGGAAGAAGTTGCCCGTTTCGCCCAGACCATACCATATGAGTTGCTGTGCGGCGTGACGCAACGCGTGCGTTTTGTCGAGATTTAG
- the dnaB gene encoding replicative DNA helicase, whose amino-acid sequence MVDENRYNDAQLDGLKVPPYSVHAEQSVLGGLMLDNQTWDTVADRVGEQDFYRRDHQLIFRAISTLAERQSPFDVVTLAEVLEKIGSLDDAGGLAYLGAMARDTPSAANIAAYADIVRERSVLRQLIHVGAEIADSAYFPEGKELPQLLEAAEQRVFQIADQRRKGDTGFKPIKNLLAVAIDRIETLFHKEGHITGVSTGFNDFDDMTSGMQPSDLVIVAGRPSMGKTTFAMNIAEHVAIKEQVPVAVFSMEMPGEQLAMRMMSSLGRIDQHRVRTGKLEDDEWPRMTSAISILAETRMFIDDTAALSPLEVRARCRRLAREHGQLGLVVLDYLQLMQGSGGGENRVSEISEISRSLKALAKELNVPVIALSQLNRNLEQRPNKRPVPSDLRESGSIEQDADLIVFIYRDEVYNPDSPDKGTAEIIIAKQRNGPIGTTRLTFLGQYTRFENFVSDPYANDGY is encoded by the coding sequence GCTTGACGGGCTGAAAGTTCCACCCTATTCGGTGCATGCCGAACAGTCGGTATTGGGCGGCTTGATGCTCGATAACCAGACCTGGGATACGGTTGCCGATCGCGTGGGCGAGCAGGATTTTTATCGCCGCGATCATCAGTTGATTTTCCGTGCAATCAGCACGCTGGCGGAAAGACAATCGCCGTTCGATGTGGTGACGCTGGCCGAGGTGCTGGAAAAAATCGGCAGTCTGGACGATGCCGGAGGGCTGGCCTATCTGGGGGCAATGGCGCGCGATACGCCGAGCGCGGCCAATATCGCCGCTTATGCCGATATCGTGCGCGAGCGTTCGGTGTTGCGGCAATTGATACATGTCGGCGCGGAAATAGCCGACTCCGCTTATTTCCCCGAGGGCAAAGAGCTGCCGCAATTGCTGGAGGCGGCCGAGCAGCGCGTATTCCAGATTGCCGATCAGCGCCGCAAGGGCGACACCGGCTTCAAGCCGATCAAAAACCTGCTGGCCGTCGCCATAGATCGCATCGAAACGCTGTTTCACAAGGAAGGCCATATCACCGGCGTCAGCACCGGGTTTAACGATTTCGACGATATGACTTCCGGCATGCAGCCGTCCGATCTGGTCATCGTTGCCGGCCGTCCGTCGATGGGCAAAACCACGTTCGCGATGAATATCGCCGAACATGTAGCCATCAAGGAACAGGTGCCGGTCGCGGTATTCAGCATGGAAATGCCGGGCGAGCAGCTGGCGATGCGCATGATGTCCTCGCTGGGCCGTATCGACCAGCATCGCGTCCGCACCGGCAAACTGGAGGACGACGAATGGCCACGCATGACTTCGGCGATCAGCATTCTGGCGGAAACGCGTATGTTTATCGACGATACCGCTGCGCTGTCGCCGCTCGAGGTGCGCGCGCGCTGCCGCCGTCTGGCGCGCGAACATGGCCAACTGGGACTGGTAGTGCTGGACTACCTGCAACTGATGCAAGGGTCGGGCGGCGGGGAAAATCGCGTCTCGGAAATCTCGGAAATATCCCGGTCGCTGAAAGCGCTGGCGAAAGAACTCAATGTCCCGGTGATTGCGCTTTCGCAGCTTAACCGCAATCTGGAACAGCGCCCGAACAAGCGTCCGGTGCCGTCGGATCTGCGCGAATCCGGCTCCATCGAGCAGGACGCCGACCTGATCGTCTTTATCTACCGCGATGAAGTGTATAACCCCGATAGCCCGGACAAGGGTACGGCGGAAATCATTATCGCCAAGCAGCGTAACGGCCCGATCGGCACCACGCGGCTGACCTTTCTGGGACAATACACCCGCTTCGAGAACTTTGTTTCCGATCCTTACGCGAACGACGGATACTGA
- a CDS encoding IS3 family transposase — translation MRKKPNKVRVYSGATEDVSSDRALSSQVSTSAYYEWLKARQDSDKDQQDQKLAEKARQIFIDNKQCFGSRRLADRLQKQGHAVGRFKTRRIMRDLKLKVRYPRRVKVTTDSNHNEAISPNRLDRQFQVAKPNQVGTTDITYVWTLQGWLYVAVVIDLFSRQVAGWAIDDHMRTSLCVKALQMAFWRRKPPPGLLHHHSDRGSQYASREYRRHLEVMKMEQSMSRKGNCWDNSPTERFFRSLKHEQLNYEKFKTQEAAKLSVIDYLAFYNGRRSHSILGYQTPLEFEREFYRNAA, via the coding sequence TTGCGAAAGAAGCCGAATAAAGTACGGGTTTATTCAGGTGCAACAGAAGACGTATCCAGTGACCGTGCTCTGTCGAGTCAGGTGAGTACCAGTGCGTATTATGAGTGGTTAAAAGCCCGACAGGACAGCGATAAGGATCAACAAGATCAAAAGCTTGCCGAGAAGGCGAGGCAGATTTTCATCGACAATAAACAGTGCTTTGGTTCGCGTCGTTTAGCGGATCGATTGCAAAAACAAGGTCATGCCGTTGGGCGTTTTAAAACGCGGCGCATCATGCGAGATTTAAAGTTGAAGGTTCGCTATCCCAGGCGAGTTAAGGTCACCACCGATAGTAACCATAACGAGGCCATTTCGCCCAACCGCTTGGACCGGCAATTCCAGGTTGCCAAACCCAATCAAGTAGGGACGACAGATATTACCTACGTGTGGACCCTACAAGGCTGGCTTTATGTCGCGGTGGTCATCGATCTGTTTTCCCGGCAAGTCGCGGGCTGGGCGATTGATGATCACATGCGGACCTCGCTGTGCGTCAAGGCCTTGCAAATGGCCTTCTGGCGCCGTAAGCCGCCACCCGGTCTGTTGCATCATCACTCGGATCGTGGCAGCCAGTATGCGAGCCGGGAATATCGCCGGCATTTAGAAGTGATGAAGATGGAACAGAGTATGAGCCGTAAAGGGAACTGTTGGGACAACTCGCCGACCGAACGCTTTTTTCGCAGCTTGAAGCATGAGCAGCTCAACTACGAAAAATTCAAGACCCAAGAGGCCGCAAAACTGAGTGTGATCGATTATTTGGCTTTTTATAATGGCCGCCGTTCACACTCAATATTGGGTTATCAGACCCCTCTCGAATTCGAGCGGGAATTTTATCGAAACGCTGCCTGA
- a CDS encoding HAD family hydrolase: MKYKGIIFDFNGVLLWDADFHFQAWQATALRLRGSEMSGEEFATHVHGRTNSHILRYLTGRTLQGRELFDLAQIKELMYQNLCLKNPDRFALSPGATALLDFVVENGIPRTIATASEKNNVDFFAQHLDLEKWFGLQHIVYDDGFLPGKPAPDMYAKAAANLYLPPDACIVVEDSFSGFKSAHAAGIGHIVGLGPRETHDKLLACEGVSTVIESFEEFPRELLEA; encoded by the coding sequence ATGAAATATAAAGGGATAATATTCGATTTTAACGGTGTTTTACTTTGGGACGCGGACTTCCATTTTCAGGCATGGCAAGCGACCGCACTTCGGCTCAGAGGCTCGGAAATGAGCGGTGAGGAATTTGCAACCCATGTGCATGGACGCACCAACTCCCATATTTTGCGCTATCTGACCGGACGCACGCTGCAAGGCCGCGAGCTCTTCGATCTCGCCCAGATCAAGGAATTAATGTATCAGAACTTGTGCCTGAAAAATCCCGACCGCTTCGCACTGTCTCCGGGCGCAACCGCGCTGCTCGATTTCGTTGTGGAAAACGGCATACCCAGAACCATTGCCACGGCTTCGGAGAAAAACAATGTCGATTTCTTCGCACAGCACCTCGATCTGGAAAAGTGGTTCGGTCTGCAGCATATCGTCTACGATGACGGTTTCCTTCCCGGCAAGCCTGCGCCCGACATGTATGCAAAGGCGGCGGCAAACCTCTACCTGCCGCCGGATGCCTGTATCGTTGTCGAAGATTCGTTTTCCGGTTTCAAGTCCGCGCATGCGGCAGGCATCGGGCATATCGTCGGGCTGGGTCCGCGCGAAACGCACGACAAGCTGCTCGCCTGTGAAGGCGTGTCAACCGTGATCGAAAGCTTTGAGGAATTTCCTCGCGAGTTGCTGGAGGCATAG